Below is a genomic region from Fulvia fulva chromosome 5, complete sequence.
CGCCCAAAACAACTGGTGGGATTATGTTCATTTCTGAAGGTGTTGTTCTATCTCTCTATTCACATCCACACCACCTTGTTCTTCGTTCTGCTGCGTCTATAGTCACAATGTGTATCTACTGCGTTCTTCTGACCCCTGCTGTGGTAGTTCTCAAGCAGCCGTTCACACCGGTCCACGTCCTCCTTGGATAAGAGCTGATCTGGTCCGGAAGGTGgaggttctggaaggtgATATGGCTGTCTTGAGCCTGCAGTGTCCAGAGCATTGCGCACCTGATGCCTTGTGGGTGCGAAGAGCGGTTTGAAGTTCTTAACAAGGTCTCTTTGCGAGCACTTGATGCCCTTAAGTCTGCAGTAGTGATAGGCTCCTACTATCTGATTCTTTTGAGGTGTTGAAAGGTGTTTGGTCATCTTGCAGTAGCTTCTCCAATCCAAGAAACAGGTGAAAAGTTTGCGACGGTAGCATGCGACAACAACACCACATATAGCCAATCCAAGCACGACAATTTGTTCAGTGATGTATCCAGATACGTATATAAATTTGCTGGTTGCAATGGGCCTGATATTGGATAAAGAAAACACGATTGAAGATGTGGTGTTGTTTTTTGGTGGAGGTGAGCGCTTTGGTCCGTATGACGCGTGAAGGCGTGTGTCAAATGCGCGATACGATCAGCGGCTGGAGCAGGATGCACGTTGGGCGGCCAGAACGCATGCGGCAGCGTAAGGGTTTGTCAGCGTTTCTCAGCGAAGGTGAGGTTGAGGTTGAGGAACAGGCTGCAGTGCAAAGGGCCGGGACTTTCGTTTCACGGACTTCTCAGCGAGGTTGGCATGATTCACTTCTGATGGGAAGCACGTGAGACGGTGAGACTTGAGCGGCCATGCGGCTCTGCGGAATTTCTGCTTACTCCCGCGATCCTTGTCGGCCGAGGTGATGTCAACAACAGAAAGTGATGTGAACGTTGAATCCATCCACGACTACACCTCTCTGTACTGTAATTCCAATCTGGCATCATTATCTGAGAACGGACAGTGGAGTCTCAAACGCCACGTTTAATCACGTCAATTCAATCACAATGGCCGCCCGAACGCTTCTCCCACGACTCTTCAGAGCACCACTCCGCCAACCCATCACACCCTCAAGCCTCATCGCACGATCTTCCCTCCGCCACTACTCGGACTCCTCCTCTGTCCAAGCCCCCGACTACCTCTCCGAAGGTGAGCGCAAAGTCTTCGCTCTTATCAAGGAAGGTCTTCAGCCCACCAAACTCGAGGTCCAAGATATCTCCGGCGGCTGCGGGTCAATGTACGGCATCGACATTGTGTCCGAGAAGTTCGCTGGCTTGCCCGTGATAAAGCAACATCGCCTGGTGAACCAAGTACTTGGAGAAGAGATCAAAAAGTGGCATGGCGTGCAGTTGAAGACAAAGGCGCCGTAAGCTGCGACAAGAAGTAAGAAGGGGGGATGTGGAAGAAAAGTCGCGGCTACGATCGTGGGACAAGCATTGACATCGCCGCCCAAGGACTGCCTTCGATGCAGCCTGCTGTATTAGGATGGCTGGCCTGATGTGCTAGTGACTGCACACGGATCAAGAACGAGGCCTGTCGGGGAGACGGTACATGAGACCGGGTCCTGGGTTCTTCACATCGGCAGGCTCCGAGAAAGGGCCTGCGGCGATCAATCGAGCTGTCATACCGCTCTCTGaagctttgaagaagatgCTCCTTTGACCAGGAGGAAGCTCAATGTGGAGACACCGGCACGTGTCGACAAGTTCATGGCGGCTGGCGCGGTCAAGCAGTTCAACGATACCAAAAGGACGATGCAGTGGGGCCAAAGCGTCAGACCATGTGTACAACAAATCACTCATCGCTGAAGTGCGGGACATTCAGCAGTCCAGCCATCTACTGGGTATCATTACTAGCATTAGTGTAAAATTAGTGCGCCAGCGCGCCTCACTTCACTTCGATCTTGTGTATCTCAGTCTTCGCCTTTTCCCACTCATCCAGGCTACGTTTCGAACATTCAACGTGGGCTTTGGCGAAGTTGAGCTGCATGAATCGTCAGTATGGAGTCGGAATTCTCGGGTGGTTTCTGTGCATACCATGTAGTCTCTCAGATCGTCCTCCTTCTGCCCCTGGAATCGCCTCAAGTCTTTTAGCACACCTGAAGATGCATCTTTCACATCACGCTGCGACACTTCTAGAGCTTGCTCCAGCTGTACGAGACTCTCCTTTGTCTTCCCAAGCTGATCTCGACGTGCCCTTTCTGGATCTTGGTCGGTAACACCTTGTATCGCGTGCGTTAGTCGGCCAAAGATTTTGTTGGTGATGCCACTTGTGGCTCGTTTGTGCCCATTCGAAGGTGATGTCGGCGGACTTGTGTATGGCTGGTTCTCTTGAGACTCGCCTTGTGATGCACTCGGCACGTTGCCGACATTTGGTGGGAAATCGCTGTCGACCGAGGCATTATCGGGATCGCTGTACGCAGGCCTGCTGCGATTACCACCACTGCTGGTGCTTCTCCTTGGTGCGCTGTGCATCCCAGAAGATGACATGTACTGGTCGATCCTTTTGGCTTCCAGCTCGCTCCTTTCGAGCTGTTCCAGGCTGGCCCTCTTCTTTTCGAGCTCATCTCGGGTCATCTCTTCTTGCACCCGCTTCAGCACCCTGTATCGTAGCACGCTGCGCACAACGCTAGCAAATTGCGCATGCTCTCTCATAGGTTCTGCGAAGCCAGCGCTGAGCGATGTGACGAGGTCGCGGAACTGTACGTAAGCGAAGTCGCATGCTTGACCAGCTTTTTCGATCGCATGCGCCACACTTGCTGATTGTTCAGATAACGAGAAGGCGTTGTATCGCGCGCCCAAATCCATCAAGTCATCACCAAGGCTAAACATATGCCGCAATAGGCGAGCATTGACTTTCTCCATTGATCCCGTAAGGAGAGTCTCCAGCTCTTTAGAGCTGTTCTCGAATGCGGAGAAGTATGGGTCAAGCTCACTTTCGCTGAGATTCTGTGACGGCGGCGGAAACCGCATGTACTGTACTTGGGGAGTTGTGTGAGCCGCGGCTGAAGGTAGTGCGGCCTGCGCTGGAGGCGAGCTGGGTGTGCCAGAAGCTGACGAGCCAGAAGATGACCGTAACTTTGCGCTTTGTGATGGTGTCGGCAGCCACTGGTGCCCTGGAGTTGGGTTCGCCGGATCGAGAGGTGGTGCCTTGAGGTTGTTCTTGGGCACGCTGGCGACAGGATGAGAGTTAAGTACCTCGTTCCAGCTAACGTTAGGATCCAGGAACCTCCACCATACGCCATCTTCCCGGATCTGCTTCATTTGCCTGCATCTATTCAGGAAGGTCATGAGCATGCGCTGCCTCAGCTCTATGATGGCAACATCCTCCTTGGCCTTCGTAGGCTTTGCTGCATAGTCCGCTATGCTATGTTTCTCGGGTATGGGAGGAACAATCAAGGTAGGATGTAGGTTGACTAATGTCTGTCGTAGCGATGCAAACTCGGAATAGCGCCTTCGTACTTCGATCTCGCCAGTCCTAATGGTATACGTGATGAagcctcctcctccttctgtGTTCTTGCCGGCATGCGTGATCTGGATTTCCAAGTCGGGGTGTTCGTAGAGGATCTGCTCAATCCTGCTGTCGTAAC
It encodes:
- a CDS encoding BolA-like protein 3, translating into MAARTLLPRLFRAPLRQPITPSSLIARSSLRHYSDSSSVQAPDYLSEGERKVFALIKEGLQPTKLEVQDISGGCGSMYGIDIVSEKFAGLPVIKQHRLVNQVLGEEIKKWHGVQLKTKAP
- a CDS encoding Sorting nexin-41; amino-acid sequence: MWDDEDNNPYGSFVRRDSETSEIQSPTERFNRPATPPSGHSSPDQTPQFISRPNDLSDEELDDSRHQAPKVQPKEGGYDSRIEQILYEHPDLEIQITHAGKNTEGGGGFITYTIRTGEIEVRRRYSEFASLRQTLVNLHPTLIVPPIPEKHSIADYAAKPTKAKEDVAIIELRQRMLMTFLNRCRQMKQIREDGVWWRFLDPNVSWNEVLNSHPVASVPKNNLKAPPLDPANPTPGHQWLPTPSQSAKLRSSSGSSASGTPSSPPAQAALPSAAAHTTPQVQYMRFPPPSQNLSESELDPYFSAFENSSKELETLLTGSMEKVNARLLRHMFSLGDDLMDLGARYNAFSLSEQSASVAHAIEKAGQACDFAYVQFRDLVTSLSAGFAEPMREHAQFASVVRSVLRYRVLKRVQEEMTRDELEKKRASLEQLERSELEAKRIDQYMSSSGMHSAPRRSTSSGGNRSRPAYSDPDNASVDSDFPPNVGNVPSASQGESQENQPYTSPPTSPSNGHKRATSGITNKIFGRLTHAIQGVTDQDPERARRDQLGKTKESLVQLEQALEVSQRDVKDASSGVLKDLRRFQGQKEDDLRDYMLNFAKAHVECSKRSLDEWEKAKTEIHKIEVK